GCGGTACCGCCCAGCAGGTTCCGCGCCGCCACCGAGCCATCCAGGGTCAGCACCTCGAACACGTCCGCTTCGATGGCCGCGCTGAATCCCCGCAGTTCGTCCAGCCCCATCTCGGCCAGATCGCGGCCGCTGCGCACCCCTTCCGCCACCGCCTTGCCGACGACCTCGTGGGCGTCGCGGAAAGGCACGCCCTTGCGCACGCCGACCGGCGCATGGCCTCGCGGTTCACCTGCAGCGCGGGAATCATGTCCGCGAACGCGCGCAGGCTGCCTTCCAGGGTATCCACCGTGTCGAACAGGGGTTCCTTGTCTTCCTGATTGTCCTTGTTATAGGCAAGCGGCTGGCTCTTCATCAGGGTCAGCAGGCTCATGAGATGACCGTAGGTTCGTCAGGTATTGCCGCGCATCAGTTAGGGCACGTCCTGATATTTTGTCTGCGGCATGACGCTGTACCCGGTGCAGAACCGGTCCGGCAGTTCGACAAAGCCGAACTGGGCCGACGACCAGAGCACCATCTCCTCGGCAAAGCGTGACAGGTGCATCATGATCAGGCTGCCGCAGGCGCAGAATTCGATGGCGAAGTCACGGTCGCTGACCGCATCCAGCGAGTTGCAGCTCACCCGATCGAAACCGAGCAGTTCGGCGGTATAGGCCCGGTCCAGCGGATAGCTGGTGCCGGCCAGCGCGGCCGAGCCCAGCGGCATCGTGTTCACGCGCTTGCGGCAGTCGGCCAGCCGTTCGGCGTCGCGCCTGAGCATTTCCTGCCAGGCGAGCAGGTGATGCCCGAAGGTCACGGGCTGGGCGACCTGCAGGTGGGTGAAGCCCGGCATGATGGTGTCGGCCTCGCGCTCGGCCAGTTCGGCCAGCGCCATGCGCGCGCGGCGCAGCTCGCCCTGCAGGTGATCGATGACGTCGCGCAGATACAGGCGGATGTCGGTGGCCACCTGGTCGTTGCGCGAACGGCCGGTGTGCAGCTTCTTGCCGGCGGCGCCGATGCGGTCGGTGAGGCGTGCCTCGATGTTCATGTGCACGTCTTCCAGCGCCACGGACCACTCGAAGCCACCGGTCTCGATCTCGACCTCGATCTCGTCCAGCCCCTTCAGTATCTGCCGGCACTCGTCCTCGGTCAGCACCCCGACGCGGGCCAGCATGCGCGCATGGGCACGCGAACCGGCCAGATCGTATCGATACAGGCGCTGGTCGAAACCCACCGAGGCGGTAAAGGCTTCGACGAAGGCGTCGGTGGATTCCGTAAAGCGGCCGCCCCAGGGCTTGCCGCCGTTTTGTGCTTGATCGCTCATGATAGGCACACCGTTTTCGGTCGCGGCGCAGTATATCATCGGGGCACCGGTCCGAGCCGGCTTGGGGATGTTCCCCGAGTTGCTTAAACTCTGTCCATCACGGAGCCGCGCACATGCCGCAGGAACCCGACAACAACATAACGGGGCAAGACGACAGCCAGGAGTGTTTCCTGCCGGATTTCTGCAATCCGCAGGTCATCCTGGTGGTCATTCTGATCGCCGAACTGCTGGCCATCATCATGCTGCTGGCCAGCGTGCGGTTTCGCCACGACCTGTGGACGGACTTCGCGCTGATCTCCCTGTTCGTGCAGTGGATCGCGCTCGGCACCACCGCCATGCTCTGTTACCTGCGGCGCTGGCTGGCGCGCCTCGAGACGCGCGAATCCGCTCTCGCCGCTTTCGCCATCTCGCTGCTCATCACCCTGATCTTTTCCGCCCTGGCCACCTGGCTGGTGCGCGACCACAGCAGTGGCTACGCGATCGCCGGCTTCTGGGAACCGCATTTTCTGTTGCGCAACATGCTCATCAGCGCCATCGTTTCGGCCGTCGCGTTCCGCTATTTCTACGTGCAGTATCAGTGGAAAAGCCATGTACGCGCCCAGGCGCGCGCGCGCCTGCAGGCCCTGCAGGCGCGTATTCGTCCGCATTTTTTGTTCAACAGTCTCAACTCCATCGCCAGCCTGACACGCACCGCGCCCGAACAGGCCGAACAGGCCGTGCTGGACCTGGCCGACGTGTTTCGCGCCACGCTGGACCAGCGCGAATACATCCCGCTCGACGAAGAGCTGGCGATCACCCGCCAGTATCTCGAAATCGAGGCCCTGCGCCTGGGCGACAACCTGCGGGTGGACTGGGTCGTGGACGACAACCTGCCCCGCAACGAGACCATCCCCGCCCTGATCATCCAGCCGCTGGTGGAGAATGCGATTTATCACGGCGTGCAGCCCCTGCCGCAGGGCGGTACGATCCACATTGGCATTCAACACGAGGGCGAGACCCTGGTGGTCAAGATTCGCAACCCCGTCCCCGAAACCGCCGCGCCGCATCGCGGCAACCGCCTGGCGCTGGACAACATCCGCCAGCGGCTGAAGCTGGCTTATGGTGAGGCCAGCCGCTTCGCAGTGCACGCCGGGGATGACTATTTCGAGGTCTGTTTCCACATTCCGCTCGGCCACACGGCATGAAGGTTCTGATCGTCGACGACGAGCAGCTCGCGCGCGACCGGCTGCGCGCCCTGGTCAACGAACTGGGCGGTTACGAGGTCTGCGCGACCGCCGCCAACGGCATCGAGGCGTTGCGCCAGGCCGAGACGACCCACCCCGACGTGGTGCTGATGGACATCCGCATGCCGGGCATGGACGGCATCGAGGCCGCACGTCACCTCACCGAGCTCGAGGCACCGCCCGCGCTGATCTTCACCACCGCCTACAGCCAGCATGCCCTCGAGGCCTTCGAGACCCACGCCACCGGCTATCTGCTCAAACCGATTCGCAAGGCCGCCCTGGAAGAGGCCCTGGGCAAGGCGGCGCGCCTGACCCGCGCCCAGCTCTCCAGCCTGTCCCACGAGGATATCGAGGACACGCCCGGCGCACGCACCCATATCTGCGCCCGGTTGCGCGGCCGCCTGGAACTGGTGCCCATCGAGGACATCCTCTATTTCCAGGCCGACCAGAAATACGTGACGGTGCGCCACACCGGCGGTGAGGTGATCATCGAGGACTCGCTGCGCGCCCTGGAAGAGGAGTTCGGTGACCACTTCCTGCGCATCCATCGCAACGCACTGGTCGGCATACGCTGGGTCGCGGGCATGGAAAAAGGCCCCAACGGCGGCCTGCTGCTCACCTTGCGCAATGACCCCACCCGCCTGGAAATCAGCCGCCGTCACGCCCCTGCCGTACGGCGCTACCTGAAGACACATTAGACAGGGCAATTTGTTGTCCCGCCACCCTTTGGCGTAAAGTTTGCCCCTTTTCCGCAGTCCTGACCCATGCCGAACGCTCCGCTCCGTATCGCCACCCGAAAAAGCCCCCTGGCCCTGTGGCAGGCCGAACATGTCGCCGCCAGCCTGCGTGCGCTGCATCCGGGGCTGGAGGTGGAACTCGTGGGCATGACCACACGCGGCGACCAGGTACTGGACAGCCCCCTGGCCCGCATCGGCGGCAAGGGCCTGTTCGTCAAGGAGCTGGAGCAGGGCATGCTGCGCGGCGACGCCGACATCGCCGTACATTCGATGAAGGACGTCCCCATGGCCTTTCCGGAAGGCCTGCACCTGCCGGTCATCATGGAACGCGAGGACCCGCGCGACGCCTTCGTATCCAACCGCTACGCCCACCCCGACGAGCTGCCCGACGGTGCGCGCATCGGCACCTCCAGCCTGCGCCGCGCCCTGCAGCTGCGGGCGCGTTATCTGCAATTGCAAGTGCTGGACCTGCGCGGCAACGTCAACACCCGGCTGCGCAAGCTGGACGAAGGCGAATACGACGCGGTGATTCTGGCCGCCGCGGGACTCAAGCGCCTCGGCTTCGCCGAGCGGATCACGGCCCTGCTGTCGCCCGAGGAATCCCTGCCGGCCATCGGCCAGGGGGCCATCGGCATCGAGGCGCGCAGCGGCGATGCGCGCATCCTGGATCTCATCGCGCCGCTCGACCACGCGGACACGCACTGCCGCCTGCAGGCCGAACGCGCGTTCAACGAACGGCTCAACGGCGGCTGCCAGGTTCCCATTGCCGGCTATGCTGAACTCGACGGCGGCGAACTGCGGATGCGCGGACTGATCGGCTATCCTGACGGCAGCCACGTGTACCGGGATGACATCGCCGGCCCCGCCGGCGAGGCCGAGGCGCTGGGCCGGCGCCTCGCCGAATCCCTGATAGATCAGGGGGCGGAGCGTATCCTGGAGACCTTGGGGCTGGCGCATGAGTGAACATTCGGGAACGTACATGAAAGAACAAGCCCAGGACACGATCCAGCCGCTGGCGGGGCTCAGCGTCCTAGTCACCCGCCCGGCCCATCAGGCCGACCCCTTTTGCGCCATGATCGAGGCGGCCGGCGGCCGGGCCGTCCGGTTTCCCGTCGTCGAGATCGCCGAACTCGAGGACGCGCGTCCCCTGCTGGCCCAGATCGAGCGTCTGGATGAATTCGACATCGCAGTGTTCATCAGTCCCAACGCCGTGGCCAAGGCGATGAACCTGATCCACGCGCAGCGAACGCTGCCGCCCTCCCTCAAACTGGCCGCCATCGGACGCAAATCTGCCCTGGCCCTGGAGCAGCACGGGCGCGGGCCGGACATCCAGCCCGAACGCCGTTTCGACAGCGAGGCCCTGCTGGCCCTGCCGGAGATGCAGGACGTGCGCGGCAAACGTATCATTATCTTTCGTGGGGGCGGTGGCCGGGAGGTCCTGGGTGATACCCTGAAGGCGCGCGGCGCCGAGGTGGAGTACGCCGAGGCCTATCGCCGGCACCGGCCCGAGGCCGATACCGGCAAGATCCTTTACCACTGGTCGCGCGGTGAAATCGACATCATTACCGTCACCAGTGCCGAGGGGCTGCGCAACCTGTTCGACATGGTCGGCAAGCTGGGTCAGATGTGGCTGCGCAAGACGCCCCTGCTGCTCGGCAGCGAGCGGCAGGTCGAAACCGCGCGCCAGCTGGGATACAAGCTGCCGCCCGTGGTCGCCGAAGACCCCAGCGACGAAGCCATGCTCAAAGCCCTCGAAAAATGGGCCGCGGAGCGGAGAACCGCCGATGACTGACAAGCCGACAAGCGCCCCGACCGACCAGCCCAAGGGCGGTAAGCAAACGAAGACGGTCACGTCGAACCAGCCGGAGAGCGCCAAGCCCGAACCGGCCAAGCAGGCGCCCGGCGCCAAAGGCGACACCACACCCCCGCCGTCCGCCGAAAGCCCGAAGCGCGAAACCTCGACGCCCAAGGCCCGGGGCGGCAAGGGCCTGCGGCTTGCACTGTGGTTCAACCTGCTGCTGGTGGTGTTGCTCGCCGCCGGCGGGGCCGGCGGCTACTGGCTGTGGCAGAACTACACCCAACAGTTCGCCGCCCAGCAGCAGGCGCTCGCCGCTCTCCAGCAGCGCGTCGACGCGCCGGACGGTCTCGCCGCCGTAGCGACCCTGAGCGAGCGTCTCGACACTCTCGCAAAGCAAAGCACCGCCACCCAGGCCGAGCTCAAGACGCTCGCCGGGAACCTGTCCAAGCTTTCCAAACTGGCCGGTCGCGACCAGCGTGCCTGGACCCTGGCCGAAGTCGAATATCTGCTGCGTGTCGCCAGCCGGACGCTGCAGATTACCGGCAACGTGCACGCCGCCTCGGCGGCGCTCAAGGCGGCCGACGATGC
This window of the Gammaproteobacteria bacterium genome carries:
- a CDS encoding uroporphyrinogen-III C-methyltransferase, which gives rise to MTDKPTSAPTDQPKGGKQTKTVTSNQPESAKPEPAKQAPGAKGDTTPPPSAESPKRETSTPKARGGKGLRLALWFNLLLVVLLAAGGAGGYWLWQNYTQQFAAQQQALAALQQRVDAPDGLAAVATLSERLDTLAKQSTATQAELKTLAGNLSKLSKLAGRDQRAWTLAEVEYLLRVASRTLQITGNVHAASAALKAADDALFRLSDPKLIPVRRTIAGDLAQLQSYTPPDLVGTVLKLDALNARLKPLPVLAAEPPAAAQHAAAGAGQEAPSPSLSGFFKTAWDKIRQRVDIQHYENPLKGLPSPATEQRWLETLRLHLDTARRAALQQDQTAYRKALAGAVDWMQTHYRADAAAPLIAELKQLQQVDLNPRVPDITDALQQLKRLLAQEAAGS
- a CDS encoding LytTR family DNA-binding domain-containing protein codes for the protein MKVLIVDDEQLARDRLRALVNELGGYEVCATAANGIEALRQAETTHPDVVLMDIRMPGMDGIEAARHLTELEAPPALIFTTAYSQHALEAFETHATGYLLKPIRKAALEEALGKAARLTRAQLSSLSHEDIEDTPGARTHICARLRGRLELVPIEDILYFQADQKYVTVRHTGGEVIIEDSLRALEEEFGDHFLRIHRNALVGIRWVAGMEKGPNGGLLLTLRNDPTRLEISRRHAPAVRRYLKTH
- a CDS encoding histidine kinase — encoded protein: MPQEPDNNITGQDDSQECFLPDFCNPQVILVVILIAELLAIIMLLASVRFRHDLWTDFALISLFVQWIALGTTAMLCYLRRWLARLETRESALAAFAISLLITLIFSALATWLVRDHSSGYAIAGFWEPHFLLRNMLISAIVSAVAFRYFYVQYQWKSHVRAQARARLQALQARIRPHFLFNSLNSIASLTRTAPEQAEQAVLDLADVFRATLDQREYIPLDEELAITRQYLEIEALRLGDNLRVDWVVDDNLPRNETIPALIIQPLVENAIYHGVQPLPQGGTIHIGIQHEGETLVVKIRNPVPETAAPHRGNRLALDNIRQRLKLAYGEASRFAVHAGDDYFEVCFHIPLGHTA
- a CDS encoding uroporphyrinogen-III synthase encodes the protein MKEQAQDTIQPLAGLSVLVTRPAHQADPFCAMIEAAGGRAVRFPVVEIAELEDARPLLAQIERLDEFDIAVFISPNAVAKAMNLIHAQRTLPPSLKLAAIGRKSALALEQHGRGPDIQPERRFDSEALLALPEMQDVRGKRIIIFRGGGGREVLGDTLKARGAEVEYAEAYRRHRPEADTGKILYHWSRGEIDIITVTSAEGLRNLFDMVGKLGQMWLRKTPLLLGSERQVETARQLGYKLPPVVAEDPSDEAMLKALEKWAAERRTADD
- the hemC gene encoding hydroxymethylbilane synthase; amino-acid sequence: MPNAPLRIATRKSPLALWQAEHVAASLRALHPGLEVELVGMTTRGDQVLDSPLARIGGKGLFVKELEQGMLRGDADIAVHSMKDVPMAFPEGLHLPVIMEREDPRDAFVSNRYAHPDELPDGARIGTSSLRRALQLRARYLQLQVLDLRGNVNTRLRKLDEGEYDAVILAAAGLKRLGFAERITALLSPEESLPAIGQGAIGIEARSGDARILDLIAPLDHADTHCRLQAERAFNERLNGGCQVPIAGYAELDGGELRMRGLIGYPDGSHVYRDDIAGPAGEAEALGRRLAESLIDQGAERILETLGLAHE